Proteins found in one Pseudomonas sp. P8_241 genomic segment:
- a CDS encoding alkaline phosphatase family protein, with protein MKHNVILVVLDGLNYEVARHAMGHLQAYVGAGRAALYKLQCELPALSRPLYECILTGVTPIDSGIVHNHVSRLSNQRSIYHYATEAGLTTAAAAYHWVSELYNRSPFVAARDRHTDDPTLPIQHGHFYWSDHYPDAHLFADAENLRLRHAPNFLLIHPMNIDDAGHKHGLDTPQYRNSARSADIILADYLQGWLDAGYQVLVTADHGMNNDRSHNGLLPEEREVPLFVLGDAFSFDAEAEPKQTDICGTVCELLGVPHDKPVCRELVK; from the coding sequence ATGAAGCACAACGTCATCCTTGTCGTGCTCGACGGCCTCAACTACGAGGTCGCCCGCCACGCCATGGGACACCTGCAGGCCTACGTCGGCGCAGGACGCGCAGCACTCTACAAACTGCAGTGCGAACTGCCGGCCCTGTCACGGCCGCTGTACGAATGCATCCTGACCGGTGTCACCCCAATCGACAGCGGCATCGTCCACAACCATGTCTCGCGCCTGTCCAATCAACGCAGCATCTACCATTACGCCACCGAGGCCGGTCTGACGACTGCGGCGGCGGCCTACCACTGGGTCAGCGAGCTGTATAACCGTTCGCCTTTCGTGGCTGCGCGGGACCGTCATACCGACGATCCGACACTGCCGATCCAGCACGGGCATTTCTATTGGAGCGATCACTACCCGGACGCGCACCTGTTCGCCGACGCCGAGAACCTGCGCCTGCGCCATGCTCCGAACTTCTTGCTGATCCATCCCATGAACATCGACGACGCCGGGCACAAGCACGGCCTCGACACCCCGCAGTACCGCAACAGCGCCCGATCGGCCGACATTATTCTGGCCGACTACCTGCAAGGCTGGCTCGACGCCGGTTATCAGGTATTGGTGACCGCCGACCACGGCATGAACAACGACCGCTCCCACAATGGCTTGCTCCCGGAGGAGCGCGAAGTGCCGTTGTTTGTCCTCGGGGATGCCTTCAGTTTCGATGCCGAGGCCGAACCGAAGCAGACCGACATCTGCGGTACTGTTTGCGAACTGTTGGGTGTGCCCCACGACAAACCGGTCTGCCGGGAGCTTGTGAAGTGA
- a CDS encoding zinc-binding dehydrogenase, with the protein MKALQGVDGQVVWVDEPSPTCDVGQVRIRVSAAGLNRADLLQKAGLYPPPPGASQVLGLECSGVISEVGPGTSWKVGDRVCALLAGGGMAEEVVVDGRHVLPVPDAMTLIEAAALPEVYATVWLNLFQLAALKPGQKVLLHAGASGIGSAAIQLCKAFGNPCWVSVGSAERLAYCEALGAQGGVVRNGDLESLRDLGPFDVILDPVGGNYASLNLKLLAQDGRWVLIGLMGGREAKLDLAQVLAKRVQLLGSTLRTRDDQFKADLFSDLSQHVWPLFAEGRLSPQLARTFAIKDAEAAFAELASNNVAGKVVLVIDESLS; encoded by the coding sequence GTGAAAGCATTGCAAGGCGTTGACGGTCAAGTGGTGTGGGTTGATGAGCCGAGTCCTACGTGCGATGTAGGGCAAGTTCGCATTCGAGTGTCGGCAGCAGGTCTCAATCGCGCCGATTTGTTGCAGAAAGCAGGCCTTTATCCGCCCCCGCCAGGGGCAAGCCAAGTGCTCGGTCTAGAGTGTTCGGGGGTGATCAGCGAGGTCGGCCCGGGAACGTCATGGAAGGTGGGCGATCGGGTTTGCGCCTTGCTGGCCGGGGGTGGGATGGCCGAAGAGGTGGTTGTCGACGGGCGGCATGTGCTGCCGGTTCCCGACGCAATGACATTGATCGAGGCGGCGGCATTGCCTGAGGTTTATGCAACAGTCTGGCTGAATTTGTTTCAACTGGCTGCGCTCAAACCCGGTCAGAAAGTTCTGCTGCACGCCGGGGCAAGTGGAATCGGTTCAGCGGCCATTCAGCTGTGCAAGGCGTTTGGTAACCCGTGTTGGGTCAGCGTCGGGTCCGCAGAGCGTCTGGCGTATTGCGAGGCACTGGGGGCGCAGGGCGGTGTGGTGCGCAACGGTGATCTGGAAAGTCTCAGGGATCTCGGACCGTTCGATGTGATCCTCGACCCGGTGGGCGGCAATTACGCGTCGCTGAACCTCAAACTCCTGGCTCAGGACGGGCGTTGGGTGCTGATCGGATTGATGGGCGGGCGCGAGGCCAAGCTCGATCTTGCTCAGGTGCTGGCCAAGCGTGTGCAATTGCTGGGCTCAACCTTGCGCACTCGCGATGATCAGTTCAAGGCTGATCTGTTCAGTGATTTGAGCCAGCATGTCTGGCCGTTGTTTGCCGAAGGGCGGTTGAGTCCGCAATTGGCCAGGACTTTTGCGATCAAGGATGCGGAGGCCGCGTTTGCCGAGTTGGCGAGTAACAACGTGGCGGGGAAAGTGGTGTTGGTGATTGATGAAAGCCTGAGCTGA
- a CDS encoding ABC transporter ATP-binding protein, which produces MSYVSVQHLQKNYAGTTVFSDINCEIQKGEFVTLLGPSGCGKSTLLRCIAGLTSVDGGKILLDDLDLVPLSPQKRGIGMVFQSYALFPNMTVEQNVAFGLRMQKVNADDSQKRVAEVLRLVELNEFAARYPHQLSGGQCQRVALARSLVTRPRLLLLDEPLSALDARIRKHLREQIRQIQRELGLTTIFVTHDQEEALTMSDRIFLMNQGKIVQSGDAETLYTAPVDVFAAGFIGNYNLLDADSASKLLQRPISKRIAIRPEAIELSLNGELDAQVRSHSLLGNVIRYRVEARGVELVVDVLNRSAADLHPDGQRLALSIDPTALCEVA; this is translated from the coding sequence ATGAGCTATGTCAGCGTCCAACATCTTCAGAAAAATTACGCGGGCACCACGGTGTTCAGCGACATCAATTGCGAAATACAAAAAGGCGAATTTGTCACCCTGCTCGGCCCATCCGGCTGCGGCAAGTCGACGCTGCTGCGCTGCATTGCCGGTCTGACTTCGGTCGATGGCGGCAAAATCCTGCTCGATGATCTCGATCTCGTGCCGTTGAGCCCGCAAAAACGCGGAATCGGCATGGTGTTCCAGAGCTATGCGCTGTTCCCCAACATGACCGTGGAGCAGAACGTCGCCTTCGGTCTGCGCATGCAAAAGGTCAATGCCGATGACAGCCAGAAACGCGTCGCCGAAGTGCTCAGACTGGTGGAGCTCAATGAGTTCGCCGCGCGTTACCCTCATCAGCTCTCGGGCGGCCAGTGCCAACGCGTCGCCCTCGCCCGCTCGTTGGTGACCCGACCACGCCTGTTGCTGCTGGATGAGCCGCTGTCGGCCCTGGATGCGCGAATTCGCAAACACTTGCGCGAACAAATCCGTCAGATTCAGCGCGAGCTGGGCCTGACCACGATTTTCGTCACACACGATCAGGAAGAAGCCCTGACGATGTCTGACCGGATTTTCCTGATGAATCAGGGAAAGATCGTACAAAGCGGCGATGCTGAAACCCTCTACACTGCCCCCGTGGATGTGTTCGCGGCAGGCTTCATCGGCAACTACAACCTGCTGGACGCCGACAGTGCCTCGAAACTGCTGCAACGACCGATCAGCAAGCGCATCGCGATTCGCCCGGAGGCCATCGAGTTGAGTCTTAACGGCGAACTGGACGCGCAAGTGCGCAGCCATAGCTTGCTGGGTAACGTGATTCGCTACCGGGTAGAAGCCCGGGGCGTGGAATTGGTCGTGGACGTACTCAATCGCTCGGCGGCCGACCTGCATCCCGACGGTCAGCGCCTGGCGCTTTCCATCGATCCGACGGCCCTGTGTGAGGTAGCCTGA
- a CDS encoding carboxy terminal-processing peptidase: protein MKHLFPSTALALFIGIGLLPMSSNTFAANSWDKLQPDRDEVIASLNVVELLKRHHYSKPPLDDARSVIIYDSYLKLLDPSRSYFMASDIAEFDKWKTQFDDFLKSGDLNAGFTIYKRYLDRVKARLDFALAELNKGVDKIDFTTKETLLIDRKDASWLKSTAELDDLWRKRVKDEVLRMKIAGKDSKQIQETLTKRYKNQLARLDQTRAEDIFQAYINTFAMSYDPHTNYLSPDNAENFDINMSLSLEGIGAVLQSDNDQVKVVRLVPAGPADKTKQVAPADKIIGVAQGNKEMVDVVGWRLDEVVKLIRGPKGTVVRLEVIPASNAPNDQTSKIVPITREAVKLEDQAVKKSVLNLKQDGKDYKLGVIEIPAFYLDFKAFRAGDPDYKSTTRDVKKLLTELQKDKVDGVVIDLRNNGGGSLQEATELTSLFIDKGPTVLVRNADGRVDVLEDENPGAFYKGPMALLVNRLSASASEIFAGAMQDYHRALIIGGQTFGKGTVQTIQPLNHGELKLTLAKFYRVSGQSTQHQGVLPDIDYPSIIDTKEIGESALPEAMPWDTIRAAIKPAADPFKPYLSQLKSEHDVRTAKDAEFVFIRDKLALAQKLMSEKTVSLNEAERRAQHADIEAKQLVMENIRRKAKGEEPLKELKKEDEDAIAAEDDKTKPEDDAYLSETGRILLDYLKLNTAVAKH from the coding sequence ATGAAGCATTTGTTCCCCAGCACCGCCCTCGCCTTATTCATTGGTATCGGCTTGCTGCCGATGTCGAGCAATACATTCGCAGCCAATAGCTGGGACAAGCTTCAGCCCGATCGTGACGAAGTGATCGCCAGCCTGAACGTCGTGGAGTTGCTCAAGCGCCACCACTACAGCAAGCCACCACTCGATGACGCGCGCTCGGTGATCATCTACGACAGCTACCTCAAGCTGCTGGATCCGTCGCGCAGCTATTTCATGGCCAGCGACATTGCCGAATTCGACAAGTGGAAGACGCAGTTCGACGACTTCCTCAAAAGCGGCGACCTCAACGCCGGCTTCACCATCTACAAGCGCTATCTGGACCGCGTCAAGGCGCGTCTGGACTTCGCCCTTGCCGAGCTGAACAAAGGCGTCGACAAGATCGACTTCACCACCAAGGAAACCTTGCTGATCGACCGCAAGGACGCCTCGTGGCTCAAGTCCACCGCAGAGCTCGATGACCTGTGGCGCAAACGCGTCAAGGACGAAGTCCTGCGCATGAAGATCGCCGGCAAAGACTCCAAGCAGATCCAGGAAACCCTGACCAAGCGCTACAAGAACCAGTTGGCGCGCCTGGACCAGACTCGCGCGGAAGACATCTTCCAGGCGTACATCAACACCTTCGCCATGTCCTACGACCCGCACACCAACTATCTGTCGCCGGATAACGCGGAAAACTTCGACATCAACATGAGCCTGTCCCTGGAAGGCATCGGCGCGGTGTTGCAGAGCGACAACGACCAGGTGAAAGTCGTGCGCCTGGTGCCGGCAGGCCCTGCCGACAAGACCAAGCAGGTTGCTCCGGCCGACAAGATCATCGGCGTTGCCCAGGGCAACAAAGAAATGGTCGATGTGGTGGGCTGGCGTCTGGACGAAGTGGTCAAGCTGATCCGTGGCCCGAAAGGCACCGTGGTCCGCCTGGAAGTGATCCCGGCCAGCAATGCGCCGAACGACCAGACCAGCAAGATCGTGCCGATCACTCGCGAAGCGGTAAAACTTGAAGACCAGGCCGTGAAGAAGTCGGTGCTGAACCTGAAACAGGACGGCAAGGACTACAAGCTCGGCGTCATCGAGATCCCGGCCTTCTACCTGGACTTCAAAGCCTTTCGCGCTGGCGACCCGGATTACAAGAGCACCACCCGCGACGTCAAGAAGCTGCTGACCGAGTTGCAGAAAGACAAAGTCGACGGCGTCGTCATCGACCTGCGCAACAATGGCGGCGGTTCCTTGCAAGAGGCCACCGAGCTGACCAGCCTGTTCATCGACAAAGGGCCGACCGTGCTCGTGCGTAACGCCGATGGGCGCGTCGATGTACTTGAAGATGAAAACCCGGGGGCGTTCTACAAGGGCCCGATGGCGTTGCTGGTCAACCGCTTGTCCGCCTCGGCTTCGGAGATTTTCGCCGGCGCCATGCAGGACTATCACCGCGCATTGATCATCGGCGGCCAGACCTTCGGCAAAGGCACCGTGCAGACCATTCAGCCGCTCAACCATGGCGAACTGAAGCTGACCCTGGCCAAGTTTTACCGGGTTTCCGGCCAGAGCACTCAGCATCAAGGCGTCTTGCCGGACATCGACTACCCGTCGATCATCGACACCAAGGAAATCGGTGAAAGTGCCCTGCCGGAAGCCATGCCGTGGGACACCATCCGCGCCGCCATCAAGCCAGCGGCCGACCCGTTCAAGCCGTACCTTTCGCAGCTCAAATCCGAGCATGACGTACGTACAGCCAAGGACGCGGAGTTCGTGTTCATCCGCGACAAACTGGCACTGGCGCAGAAGCTGATGTCCGAGAAAACCGTCAGCCTCAACGAAGCCGAACGTCGTGCCCAACACGCCGACATCGAAGCCAAGCAACTGGTCATGGAAAACATCCGTCGCAAGGCCAAGGGCGAAGAACCGCTCAAAGAGCTGAAGAAAGAAGACGAGGATGCGATCGCGGCCGAGGATGACAAGACCAAGCCAGAAGACGATGCCTACCTGAGCGAAACCGGGCGGATCCTGCTGGACTACCTGAAACTCAATACGGCAGTGGCCAAGCACTAA
- a CDS encoding HAD family hydrolase, protein MALAIFDLDETLIHGDCASLWSEQMVRLGWVDGESFLSRDKELMDAYGRGHLAMEDYMAFSLEPLIGRTPAEVEHLVGPWVEDFIEPIIFSDATKTIAAHRKAGDRILVISASGTHLVGPIAERLGIDEILGIELEVAHGVYSGHTVGTLTYREGKITRLLEWLDAEEENLEGASFYSDSRNDLPLLLKVDYPHVVNPDPVLLEHAEKAGWPIHHWK, encoded by the coding sequence ATGGCCCTGGCAATTTTTGATCTGGACGAAACCCTGATCCACGGCGACTGTGCTTCGCTGTGGAGCGAACAAATGGTCCGCCTCGGCTGGGTCGACGGTGAATCGTTCCTGAGTCGCGACAAGGAATTGATGGACGCCTACGGCCGGGGCCACCTGGCGATGGAGGACTACATGGCCTTCAGCCTGGAACCGTTGATCGGACGTACCCCCGCCGAAGTAGAGCATTTGGTTGGGCCTTGGGTTGAAGACTTCATCGAACCGATCATTTTCAGCGACGCCACCAAAACCATTGCGGCGCACCGCAAGGCTGGTGACCGGATTCTGGTGATCTCCGCTTCGGGCACCCACCTGGTCGGCCCCATCGCCGAGCGCCTGGGTATCGACGAGATCCTCGGCATCGAACTGGAAGTCGCCCACGGGGTTTACAGCGGCCATACCGTCGGCACCCTGACCTACCGCGAAGGCAAGATCACCCGTTTGCTGGAATGGCTGGATGCAGAAGAGGAAAACCTTGAAGGCGCGAGTTTCTATTCCGACTCACGCAATGATCTACCGCTGTTGCTGAAGGTGGATTACCCGCATGTGGTCAACCCTGATCCGGTGTTGCTCGAGCACGCCGAAAAAGCTGGCTGGCCGATCCATCACTGGAAGTAA
- a CDS encoding ABC transporter permease, with protein MTRSKYLAALCLVPFALFFIVFEIAPLIWVMVNSLESEEFGWGLANFTRIFSSKFYLQAIQYSLEISLWSSVFGIIIAVLGAYSLRRVDSKLRNFVNAFANMTSNFAGVPLAFAFIILLGFNGSFTIMLKQAGIIQDFNLYSKTGLIILYTYFQIPLGVLLLYPAFDALREDWRESAALLGASGWQFWRHIGLPVLTPALLGTFVILLANALGAYATVYALTTGNFNVLPIRIAAMVSGDISLDPNLASALAVVLVALMTLVTIVHQLLLKRSYHVSR; from the coding sequence ATGACCCGCAGCAAATACCTGGCAGCCCTGTGCCTGGTACCTTTTGCACTGTTCTTTATCGTGTTCGAAATCGCCCCGCTGATCTGGGTCATGGTCAACAGCCTGGAATCGGAAGAGTTCGGCTGGGGCCTGGCTAATTTCACCAGGATCTTCAGTTCAAAGTTTTACCTGCAGGCGATCCAGTACAGTCTCGAGATCAGCCTCTGGTCCAGCGTGTTCGGGATCATCATCGCAGTGCTCGGCGCTTATTCTCTGCGCCGGGTCGATTCGAAGCTGCGCAATTTCGTCAACGCTTTCGCCAACATGACCAGCAACTTCGCCGGCGTGCCCCTGGCCTTCGCATTCATCATCCTGCTCGGTTTCAACGGCAGCTTCACCATCATGCTCAAGCAGGCCGGAATCATTCAGGATTTCAACCTGTACTCGAAAACCGGGCTGATCATTCTCTACACCTATTTCCAGATACCACTCGGCGTGTTGCTGCTCTATCCAGCCTTTGATGCCCTGCGCGAGGACTGGCGCGAGTCCGCCGCGCTGCTCGGTGCCAGCGGCTGGCAGTTCTGGCGGCACATCGGCCTGCCGGTGCTGACCCCGGCGTTGCTCGGCACCTTCGTGATTCTGCTGGCCAACGCCCTTGGGGCTTACGCCACGGTGTACGCCCTGACCACCGGTAACTTCAACGTGCTGCCGATCCGAATCGCGGCGATGGTCTCGGGGGACATTTCACTGGACCCGAATCTGGCCAGTGCCCTGGCCGTGGTGCTGGTGGCCTTGATGACCCTGGTAACCATCGTGCATCAGTTGCTGCTGAAGAGGAGCTACCATGTCTCGCGCTGA
- a CDS encoding sel1 repeat family protein — protein MFLQLKARAGYWLARRLFHWSWLVRQPRGWRWLEGQFARMANLGDVGAQSFYGHILTFRGVGLGAREEGVRLLRLAALAGDGKAAYQMGVISLAGTPAKAPDPGEAARFWALAAKAGHPLAPIKLKELQTFCSDDDLKSVPPL, from the coding sequence GTGTTTCTGCAATTAAAGGCACGAGCCGGCTATTGGCTCGCGCGCAGGCTGTTTCACTGGTCGTGGTTGGTTCGTCAGCCGCGAGGCTGGCGCTGGCTCGAAGGCCAGTTCGCCCGTATGGCCAATCTGGGTGATGTCGGCGCTCAGAGCTTCTATGGGCACATCCTGACCTTTCGCGGTGTTGGCCTCGGTGCTCGTGAGGAAGGGGTGCGCTTGTTGCGTCTGGCGGCCCTGGCGGGGGATGGCAAGGCGGCTTATCAGATGGGCGTGATCAGCTTGGCGGGGACGCCGGCCAAGGCACCGGATCCGGGTGAGGCGGCGCGGTTCTGGGCGTTGGCTGCAAAGGCCGGACATCCCTTGGCGCCAATCAAATTGAAAGAGCTGCAAACTTTCTGCTCCGACGATGACCTGAAATCAGTGCCCCCTCTCTAA
- a CDS encoding ABC transporter permease, with translation MSRAELGPAGVYHRIVVYLLFAILLMPLLGTLIYSVASSWSATILPSGFTFKWYVQLWSDPRFLHAFGQSLLVCVGALILSVVLILPLLFVVHYHFPKLDVLMNILILLPFAVPPVVSSVGLLQLYGSGPFAMVGTPWILIGCYFTVALPFMYRAITNNLQAINLRDLMDAAQLLGASTFQAAFLVVLPNLRKGLMVALLLSFSFLFGEFVFANILVGTRYETLQVYLNNMRNSSGHFTSALVISYFFFVLVLTWIANILNRDKSE, from the coding sequence ATGTCTCGCGCTGAACTGGGGCCTGCCGGCGTCTACCACCGCATCGTGGTGTATCTGCTGTTTGCGATCCTGCTAATGCCACTGCTCGGCACGCTGATCTACTCGGTCGCCAGCAGTTGGTCGGCGACCATCCTGCCCAGCGGATTCACCTTCAAGTGGTATGTCCAGTTGTGGAGCGATCCGCGCTTTCTGCATGCGTTCGGTCAATCATTGCTGGTCTGCGTTGGCGCGCTGATTCTGTCGGTGGTGCTGATTCTGCCGCTGCTGTTCGTCGTGCACTACCACTTCCCGAAACTCGACGTGCTGATGAATATCCTGATTTTGCTGCCCTTCGCCGTACCGCCCGTAGTGTCATCGGTTGGACTGTTGCAGCTCTACGGATCGGGGCCTTTCGCAATGGTGGGTACACCGTGGATCCTGATCGGTTGTTACTTCACGGTGGCTTTGCCGTTCATGTACCGGGCGATCACCAATAACCTGCAGGCGATCAACCTGCGCGACTTGATGGACGCCGCCCAATTGCTCGGTGCCAGCACCTTCCAGGCGGCTTTCCTGGTGGTGTTGCCCAATTTGCGCAAGGGCCTGATGGTCGCCCTGCTGCTGTCGTTCTCGTTTCTGTTTGGTGAATTCGTGTTCGCCAACATCCTCGTCGGCACCCGCTACGAAACCCTGCAGGTCTATCTCAATAACATGCGCAACAGCAGCGGCCATTTCACCAGTGCGCTGGTGATTTCCTACTTCTTCTTTGTGCTGGTTCTGACCTGGATCGCCAATATCTTGAACAGGGACAAAAGCGAATGA